The window GCGCTCGGCACGCGCCTGTTCTTCGGCCAACCGGCGTTGTTCTTCCGCAAGGCGGCGGCGCTCCTCCTCGGCCTGCCGTGCGGCCTCCACTACGGCGCGGCGCTGCTCGACCTGCGCCATCATCAGCGCCTTGCGATCCTTGCCGGCGCGCGTCGACGGTGCAGCTTCGACTACGGGCTCCGCGTTGGCGATCGGAGCGGGTTGGGGATCCGGTTCTGCCTGGGCGACGGGCACGATCTTGGGCGTGGCGATCAGCGAATATCCGCCCCGGCTGTTCGCGCTCGCGCCCCGCGCCATCAGAAGATATCGGCCGCCCGCCGCCGCCAGGGTGAAGCGCGCGCCCTCCTTGCGCTGGAGCGCGGCGGCATCGCATCGCGCCCCTCGCGCCACGCGGACTTCGCCGGCAAAGCCCTGCGCATTCATGCGGATGTCGTAATGTTCGCCCGGCTTGGTCATCAGCGCGAAGCAGCCGAAGGGGCGTCCTTCCTCATCGCGGGGCGATGCCGTTGCGATCGTGCCCTGCGCGGCGACGCCGGGCGACAGCATTCTTGGCGCGCCCGCGTCCGCAACTCCGGCCGCGAGCATCGCGACGATCATCGTCGAAATGCCCATTACGATACCCCCACTCGACACCCAGCCTAAGGCGGCGCCTGCGGGGGCGACAAGTAACAAAGTGTGTTCGGGTCGGCCCCCCTCCGAATGGGGGAGAAAGTGTCGCAATCGGGCATCGGGCACCACAATTCGTCGCATCGCCCACGAACCGTATTGCGTTGCAGCAACTTTGCTCGCACGTTTCCTGACAGGTCACGTCATCGATTCTGATGAAAGATGGCCGGCAACGATAAGGTCGCAATGACGATCCCCGAAACGCAGGCGGAATAAGGAGAATAGCAACCAAGCTTCCTGCGGAGCCATTGATGACCGATCCCACTTCGTCCCCGGCCGGCGCGTTCGTTCCCAGCCGCCGTCAGCTTCTCACCGCGATCGGCAAGGCCGGCGGTGCGGCGGCGCTCTATCATGCGATGACCGCGATGGGGCATGCTGAGCCGAGCCAGTTCCGCGGCCCGCCCAAGCTGAGCGGTGCGAAGAAGGGGGCTTCGGTCCTTGTCCTCGGCGCGGGCCTTGCGGGCATGCTCGCCGCCTATGAGCTGATGAAGGCGGGCTACAAGGTCCGGCTGCTTGAATATCAGAACCGCCCCGGCGGCCGTAACTGGACGGTGCGTGGTGGCGACGTCATTCAGGAAATCGGCGGCGCGGTGCAGAAGGTCGGCTTCTCGCCCGGCAATTATCTGAACCCCGGCCCGTGGCGCATCCCATATCACCACGAGGCGGTGCTGCATTACTGCCAGGAATTCGGCGTCGCGCTGGAGCCGTTCGTCCAGATCAACCACAATGGCTATGTCCACAGCAGCAAGGCGTTCGGCGGTAAGCCGGTGCGCTACGGCGCGGTCGGCGCCGACTTCAAGGGCCATGTCGCCGAACTGCTCGCCAAGGCGGTGAACAAGGGCGCGCTCGACGACAGCGTGACCAAGGAGGACAAGGACAAGCTGCTCGAAGCCATGAAGGGCTGGGGCATCCTCGACAAGGATATGAAGTACGTCAAAAGCCTGCGCACCTCGTCGTCGCGCGGCTATGATCGTCCGCCGGGCGGCGGCGTCAACGGCGCGCCGATCCCGTCGGAGCCGTACGGGCTTACCGACGTGCTCGATCCACGCATGTGGATGACGAACGCCTTCTATTTCAACAATGTGATGCAGACCTCGATGTTCCAGCCGGTCGGCGGCATGGACATGATCGGCAAGGGCTTCGCCAAGCAGCTGCCCGGCATGATCACCTACAATGCCAAGGTGACCAAGATCGCGCAGTCCGACAGCGGCGTGACGATCAGCTATGAGGATCTGTCGAAGGGTGGCGCGGTCAAGACGGCATCGGCCGACTATTGCGTCTGCACGATCCCGCTGACGATCCTGAGCCAGATCGAGGTGCAGGCCAGCCCCGAGATGATCGCCGCCATCAAGGGCGTGCCCTATCATTCGTCCTGCAAGGTCGGTCTCGAAATGAAGCGCCGCTTCTGGGAGGAGGATGAGAAGATCTATGGCGGGCACAGCTTCACCAACCAGTCGATCTCGCAGCTGAGCTATCCCAGCTGGGGCTTCTTCAAGAAGGGGCCGGCGGTGCTGCTGGGCGCCTATGCGGGCGGCGCGGCGGCCTATGCCTTCGGCGGCATGACCCCGGAACAGCGCGTCGAAGAGGCGCTGAAGCAGGGTTCGGTCTTCCACCCCGAAAGCTATCGCAAGGAGTTTATGAACGGCACCGCGGTGGCGTGGAGCCGGCTCCCCTGGATCGCGGCCTGTGCGACCAGCTGGAACGACGAGGCGCGCAAGGCGCATTATCAGAACCTGGTGAAGATCGATGGCCGCCTCGTCCTGGCCGGCGAACATGCGTCTTATATCGGCGCGTGGATGGAGGCGTCGCTGCTCTCCTCGCTCGACGCGATCCAGCGGCTCCACGCAATGGCGCAGGCTGCGTGATGCGGGGCATGGACAAGCAGCGCAAAGCCGTCCTCGCGGTGATCGCCACCGCGGCGCTGGCTTCCGCCGCCGGCGTGTTCGCGCAGGGGACGGGCGACACGTCGGGGCACGATCCGGGCGCGGGCGGGGCGACCGGGGAGGCCGTCTATCGCGAAGTCTGTCAGGCATGCCACATGCCGGCGGGCGAGGGCGGTTCGGGCGCGGCGGCGATCCCGGCGCTGGCGAAGAATGCCAAGCTGGCCGATGCCGACTGGATGGTCAGCACGATCGTCAAGGGACGCGGCGGCATGCCCACCTTCAACGGCATGCTGTCGCCCGAACAGATCGCCAGCGTCGCGACCTATGTGCGCGGCCATTTCGGCAATGCCTATTCGCCGCCGATAACGGTCGACGACGTGAAGCGGCTGACGCCCGAAAGCGAGGAATAAACGCAGGTTAAGTGGGGGAGGCGCGGTCGGGCAGGGTGCCCGGTCCGCGCCTTTCTCAATTGTTGCTCGGAATCGTTTGAGTCTCCGATTGGTAACTGAAGCGTCGTCGGATTGGCATCGTCCGGGCGCACATCGTCCTCCGTTCTGCATTGCAGCAACGATCACTCATGGGGGACTTTGTGATCCGACCGACCACCAGCCTGCTCGCGCTTGCCGGCGCGCTTTTCTACGCCAACGCCGCGGTCGCGCAGACCGCATCCGCCACCGCGCCTGCGGTGGACGACAGCGCCGACAGCGTG is drawn from Sphingomonas crocodyli and contains these coding sequences:
- a CDS encoding flavin monoamine oxidase family protein, which encodes MTDPTSSPAGAFVPSRRQLLTAIGKAGGAAALYHAMTAMGHAEPSQFRGPPKLSGAKKGASVLVLGAGLAGMLAAYELMKAGYKVRLLEYQNRPGGRNWTVRGGDVIQEIGGAVQKVGFSPGNYLNPGPWRIPYHHEAVLHYCQEFGVALEPFVQINHNGYVHSSKAFGGKPVRYGAVGADFKGHVAELLAKAVNKGALDDSVTKEDKDKLLEAMKGWGILDKDMKYVKSLRTSSSRGYDRPPGGGVNGAPIPSEPYGLTDVLDPRMWMTNAFYFNNVMQTSMFQPVGGMDMIGKGFAKQLPGMITYNAKVTKIAQSDSGVTISYEDLSKGGAVKTASADYCVCTIPLTILSQIEVQASPEMIAAIKGVPYHSSCKVGLEMKRRFWEEDEKIYGGHSFTNQSISQLSYPSWGFFKKGPAVLLGAYAGGAAAYAFGGMTPEQRVEEALKQGSVFHPESYRKEFMNGTAVAWSRLPWIAACATSWNDEARKAHYQNLVKIDGRLVLAGEHASYIGAWMEASLLSSLDAIQRLHAMAQAA
- a CDS encoding c-type cytochrome; its protein translation is MDKQRKAVLAVIATAALASAAGVFAQGTGDTSGHDPGAGGATGEAVYREVCQACHMPAGEGGSGAAAIPALAKNAKLADADWMVSTIVKGRGGMPTFNGMLSPEQIASVATYVRGHFGNAYSPPITVDDVKRLTPESEE